One Vallitalea pronyensis genomic region harbors:
- a CDS encoding type II toxin-antitoxin system HicB family antitoxin, translating to MKDNFIYPAIFSFVDDSIAIEFPDFENCVTQADNMDEVSRIAKDRLALEIYDYQEDDRKLPDPKSFKEYNAALQPSQSLAYIDVWMPYHRAQIKDVYVKKTLTIPNELNVLGQLNNINFSQLLQEALREKLNMH from the coding sequence ATGAAAGATAATTTTATCTACCCCGCTATATTCTCATTTGTTGACGATTCTATCGCAATTGAATTTCCTGATTTTGAGAATTGTGTGACCCAAGCTGATAATATGGATGAGGTTAGTCGCATTGCTAAAGATAGACTTGCTTTAGAAATTTATGATTACCAAGAAGATGATCGAAAACTTCCAGACCCTAAGTCTTTTAAAGAGTACAATGCGGCATTACAACCTTCTCAGTCTCTTGCTTATATTGATGTATGGATGCCTTACCATAGAGCTCAAATTAAAGATGTTTACGTAAAAAAAACCTTAACTATTCCTAACGAGCTAAATGTATTAGGGCAGCTTAATAACATCAATTTTTCGCAACTGTTACAAGAAGCATTAAGAGAAAAATTAAATATGCATTAA
- a CDS encoding J domain-containing protein — MSLIWHQFFSTKDLDDNSVQFNLDTLARMGHEERKEVFSAFFYSVYYQYYKENGLSYKNMYDPSLLKAFGLPADANLDDIKERFRVLAKKYHPDNGGDAQDFIKVIEAYEQIKSHD, encoded by the coding sequence ATGTCCCTTATATGGCATCAATTTTTCTCAACGAAGGACCTAGATGACAACAGTGTTCAATTTAATCTTGATACATTAGCTAGAATGGGACATGAGGAACGAAAAGAAGTATTCAGCGCTTTTTTTTATTCAGTTTATTATCAGTATTATAAAGAGAATGGTTTATCCTATAAAAACATGTACGACCCAAGTCTATTAAAAGCTTTTGGATTACCTGCTGATGCAAATTTGGATGATATTAAGGAAAGGTTTAGAGTTTTAGCAAAAAAATATCATCCTGATAATGGAGGGGATGCTCAGGATTTTATTAAAGTGATAGAAGCCTATGAACAAATAAAGTCGCATGATTAA
- a CDS encoding cytochrome c biogenesis CcdA family protein: protein MIGQELTYWMAFINGLASFFTPCVLPLLPLYFSYLAGTTIQDIAFQKDARRNMIINSFAFVIGLSILNIMLGFGAKAINTTLVQYEEVIRKVGGVLIMILGLYFIGLFKVPFLDRERKYHYKKFRPNVLSSLILGITFSVGWTPCNGPIVGTILFLASFEKDYLQAGGLMSIYSLGFAIPFLLSALLFGKFIHHYKKVFTHFNKIKWVAGILMIIMGIMLYTNSLSLLVIGGAK, encoded by the coding sequence ATGATTGGTCAGGAGTTAACCTATTGGATGGCGTTTATCAACGGTTTGGCATCTTTTTTTACACCTTGTGTGTTGCCGCTACTACCTTTATATTTTAGTTATTTAGCAGGAACGACCATACAAGATATAGCATTTCAAAAAGACGCTAGGCGGAATATGATCATCAACTCATTTGCCTTTGTTATTGGGCTATCTATCCTAAACATTATGTTGGGGTTTGGAGCAAAAGCCATTAACACCACGTTGGTTCAATATGAAGAGGTGATTCGCAAAGTGGGTGGTGTGTTGATTATGATTCTCGGCTTATATTTTATTGGGCTCTTTAAGGTACCATTTTTGGACCGAGAGCGTAAGTATCACTATAAAAAATTTCGACCCAATGTCTTGTCATCCCTTATTCTTGGCATTACATTTAGTGTAGGTTGGACGCCATGTAATGGACCCATTGTCGGTACCATCCTTTTTCTTGCAAGCTTTGAAAAGGACTACTTGCAAGCTGGAGGCTTGATGTCCATTTATTCATTAGGCTTTGCCATCCCTTTTTTACTATCTGCCCTATTATTTGGGAAGTTTATTCATCATTATAAGAAAGTGTTTACGCATTTTAATAAAATAAAGTGGGTAGCTGGTATTTTAATGATTATAATGGGGATTATGTTATATACCAATTCATTGAGTTTGTTGGTTATTGGAGGCGCAAAATAA
- a CDS encoding type II toxin-antitoxin system HicA family toxin, giving the protein MKSYSSREIIKMLKQDGWDLKRTSGDHYQFKHPTKKGTVTVRHPVKTLNIKNIKSIAKQSGLKFS; this is encoded by the coding sequence ATGAAAAGTTATTCTTCTAGGGAAATCATTAAGATGCTTAAGCAAGATGGATGGGATTTAAAACGAACAAGTGGCGACCATTACCAGTTCAAACATCCAACTAAAAAGGGAACTGTGACGGTTCGCCATCCCGTTAAAACACTCAATATCAAAAACATTAAAAGTATCGCAAAACAATCAGGGTTAAAGTTCAGTTAG
- a CDS encoding UvrB/UvrC motif-containing protein — MLCERCQQEPATVFLNQTIDGKKKEIHLCNKCAMEVKDLYQEKDISIENFLSSLLDMNHKKVAPHMEQQKKSHVLQCKQCGMTYNEFRQKGKFGCHRCYSTFGNLLSPVIKRVHGSNLHTGKIPNRTGEKLLTQKQIRDLESKLKQAVKKEEYEAAAGYRDAIRALKKEGGLC; from the coding sequence ATGTTATGTGAACGTTGTCAACAAGAACCTGCAACCGTATTCCTAAATCAAACAATTGATGGAAAAAAGAAGGAAATTCATCTATGTAATAAATGTGCTATGGAAGTGAAAGATTTGTATCAAGAAAAAGATATCTCCATAGAGAATTTTTTAAGCAGTCTCTTAGATATGAATCACAAAAAGGTAGCACCTCACATGGAACAGCAAAAAAAGAGTCATGTCTTACAATGTAAACAGTGTGGTATGACATACAATGAATTTCGACAAAAAGGAAAGTTTGGCTGCCATAGGTGCTATTCCACCTTTGGGAATCTCCTAAGTCCTGTTATAAAAAGGGTTCATGGCAGCAATCTGCATACAGGAAAAATACCTAATCGAACAGGTGAGAAACTTTTAACCCAAAAACAGATTAGGGATTTAGAGAGCAAATTAAAGCAAGCAGTAAAAAAAGAAGAGTATGAAGCAGCAGCTGGGTACCGTGATGCTATCCGAGCCTTGAAAAAGGAGGGTGGCTTATGCTAA
- a CDS encoding energy-coupled thiamine transporter ThiT, whose product MLKQFQDAIASGDIQGIITSTLGQIILVAIALILLIAVVALGSRSRSMKTKELVYSAIAIAIAVALSYVKLVTLPQGGSITLFSMLFIAVIGYWFGTVQGIICGMTYGLLQLALGGWVMHPIQLLLDYPLAFGMLGFAGLMRNTPNGLMKGLILGAFGRFLCHFIAGVVFFQSYAIDLGFDPVPYSIGYNLAYIAGEIFLTLIILMVPQVTDVFKQLKKMALS is encoded by the coding sequence ATGTTAAAACAATTTCAAGACGCTATTGCAAGTGGCGATATCCAAGGTATCATTACATCTACACTAGGTCAGATTATTTTAGTTGCAATTGCCCTTATTCTTTTAATAGCTGTTGTGGCTTTAGGTAGTCGTTCTCGATCCATGAAAACAAAAGAGTTAGTGTATTCTGCAATTGCCATCGCAATAGCTGTAGCGTTGTCCTATGTGAAACTTGTAACCTTACCTCAGGGTGGTTCCATTACACTGTTTAGCATGCTTTTTATAGCTGTTATCGGTTATTGGTTTGGAACGGTACAAGGTATAATTTGCGGTATGACATATGGATTGCTACAACTTGCCCTTGGCGGCTGGGTCATGCATCCCATACAATTATTGCTGGATTATCCATTAGCTTTTGGTATGCTTGGATTTGCTGGACTTATGCGTAACACGCCAAATGGGTTAATGAAAGGTCTTATTCTTGGAGCATTTGGTCGATTTTTATGTCATTTTATTGCAGGGGTTGTTTTCTTTCAAAGTTATGCCATTGATTTAGGATTTGACCCGGTACCTTATTCAATCGGTTATAATCTTGCCTATATTGCTGGAGAAATATTCTTAACCCTTATTATCCTGATGGTGCCACAGGTTACGGACGTCTTTAAGCAGTTGAAAAAAATGGCATTGTCATAA
- a CDS encoding protein arginine kinase: MLKWYEKNANNNDVVISSRVRLARNLETYHFPSKLTKEIASRIVHEVEDIVLKASSSHYFERMDMEALSPLDKVAMVERHVVSPNFVQSSIPTGLILSEDESLSIMINEEDHLRIQSISNGFNLEEALQNANHIDDLLEEKITYAYDERMGYLTACPTNVGTGLRASYMIHVPALETTGKLQFILEAIGKFGLTVRGIYGEGSQGRGSVFQISNQVTLGHSEEEIIENLTSVTNQIVEQERSLRKKLLSEKRMQFEDAVYRSYGALTYARILSSNEAMTLLSDMKLGYELGILNFEHTEPINIYGLMTCIQPANLQKEMKRELKIEERDMARATFIRQNLPKIKT; the protein is encoded by the coding sequence ATGCTAAAATGGTATGAAAAAAATGCCAATAATAATGATGTGGTTATTTCCAGTCGGGTGCGATTAGCGAGAAACCTGGAAACCTATCATTTCCCAAGCAAGTTAACCAAGGAAATAGCTAGTAGGATTGTTCATGAAGTAGAAGATATTGTACTAAAAGCAAGCAGCAGCCACTATTTTGAACGGATGGATATGGAAGCCTTATCACCACTTGATAAAGTAGCTATGGTAGAACGTCATGTGGTAAGCCCTAATTTTGTGCAGTCATCCATACCGACTGGTCTTATTCTATCGGAAGATGAGAGCCTGAGTATCATGATTAATGAAGAAGACCATCTGCGTATACAATCCATTAGCAATGGGTTTAATTTAGAGGAAGCCCTTCAAAATGCTAACCATATTGATGACTTATTAGAAGAGAAGATAACCTATGCCTATGACGAAAGAATGGGCTATCTCACAGCTTGTCCAACCAATGTGGGTACAGGCCTTCGAGCGTCCTATATGATTCACGTTCCAGCACTGGAGACCACAGGTAAATTACAGTTTATACTAGAGGCTATTGGTAAATTTGGTTTAACTGTACGGGGCATCTATGGTGAAGGCTCCCAAGGCCGAGGGAGTGTTTTTCAGATTTCTAATCAAGTCACTCTTGGTCATTCAGAGGAAGAAATCATTGAAAACTTAACCAGTGTTACGAATCAGATTGTGGAACAGGAACGGTCACTCCGTAAGAAATTACTCAGTGAAAAGCGTATGCAATTTGAAGATGCCGTTTACAGGTCTTATGGTGCATTAACCTATGCGCGCATTTTATCATCCAATGAAGCCATGACCTTATTATCGGATATGAAGTTAGGTTATGAATTAGGTATTTTGAACTTTGAACATACAGAACCCATTAATATCTATGGACTAATGACTTGTATACAGCCAGCAAACTTACAAAAAGAGATGAAACGTGAACTAAAAATTGAAGAGCGGGATATGGCACGAGCAACGTTTATTCGCCAAAACTTGCCTAAAATTAAAACTTAG
- a CDS encoding class I SAM-dependent methyltransferase — MENQLNLIAKSYDRGIDFGRRGIDLYEDLPEHITNHPNYPMFQRLKMEGLSDSGRKEIKDYLSPDINMKFIDLGCCLNLMFNGYDKWLSTYHGVDISSKTIQLLNEFVAKKKLAIGSLYCGSIHETPFEENYFDIGACVGILEYFEKDFVEKAIVEAHRIIKPYGSFVLDIPNVNSPVFQITMLIEEHLGRPDKFNMSSQEFNVMLQDYFEIEKTEKVAGMIQYFLSCKK; from the coding sequence ATGGAAAACCAGTTGAATTTAATTGCAAAATCTTATGATAGAGGCATTGATTTCGGGAGGAGGGGTATTGATTTGTACGAAGATTTACCAGAGCATATTACAAATCATCCTAACTACCCTATGTTTCAAAGGCTTAAAATGGAAGGACTTTCCGATAGTGGACGTAAGGAAATCAAGGATTATCTATCACCAGATATAAATATGAAATTTATTGATCTTGGATGCTGTTTAAACCTAATGTTTAATGGATATGACAAATGGCTCTCAACATATCATGGGGTAGATATAAGCAGCAAAACTATTCAGTTGCTTAATGAGTTTGTTGCAAAGAAGAAATTGGCTATTGGGTCCTTATACTGCGGAAGTATACATGAAACGCCTTTTGAAGAAAATTATTTTGACATTGGCGCATGTGTCGGCATACTTGAGTATTTTGAAAAAGACTTTGTTGAAAAAGCAATCGTCGAAGCTCATCGAATTATAAAGCCTTATGGAAGTTTTGTTCTAGATATTCCAAACGTTAATAGTCCAGTTTTCCAAATCACCATGTTAATTGAGGAGCATTTAGGCAGACCTGATAAATTTAATATGTCATCTCAAGAATTTAATGTTATGTTGCAAGATTACTTTGAAATAGAAAAAACTGAAAAAGTAGCCGGTATGATTCAATATTTCTTGAGTTGCAAAAAGTAA
- a CDS encoding TlpA family protein disulfide reductase, translated as MKGKKIIGFMVSLLLVVMMAGCGEAKDDAKKENMDTQQSDHDVTDTEIIDHVDSAGEGTATDIESKEDDSVDKDQGDKDEADKDEEDKDKEDRTLAPNFTLDDGKGNEYSISDYKNKLLLVNFFTTWCTYCVAEMPDFQKIYDKYRLDDVAILGVNVQKDPKEMPKEDVLNWIADKKITFPIVFDDEGEAIKHYYINGYPTTYVIDKEGYIVGYVNALDEKMLEKIIEMYR; from the coding sequence ATGAAAGGAAAGAAGATTATAGGGTTCATGGTGTCATTGTTACTTGTCGTTATGATGGCAGGTTGTGGAGAAGCTAAGGACGATGCTAAGAAGGAAAACATGGATACTCAGCAAAGTGACCATGATGTAACGGATACAGAAATCATAGACCATGTGGATTCAGCAGGAGAAGGTACAGCGACAGATATAGAGTCCAAAGAAGACGATTCAGTTGATAAAGACCAGGGTGATAAAGATGAAGCAGACAAAGATGAAGAAGACAAAGATAAGGAAGACCGTACATTAGCTCCTAATTTTACCCTTGATGATGGTAAAGGGAATGAATATTCCATATCTGATTATAAGAATAAATTGTTATTGGTTAACTTCTTTACAACCTGGTGCACATACTGTGTAGCAGAAATGCCGGATTTTCAGAAAATCTACGATAAGTATCGTTTAGATGATGTGGCTATTCTAGGCGTTAATGTACAAAAAGACCCCAAGGAAATGCCAAAAGAAGACGTGTTAAATTGGATTGCAGATAAAAAAATAACGTTCCCTATCGTATTTGATGATGAAGGAGAAGCCATTAAACATTATTATATAAACGGTTATCCAACAACTTATGTCATTGATAAAGAAGGTTACATTGTTGGGTATGTGAATGCTCTTGATGAAAAAATGCTTGAAAAAATAATTGAAATGTACCGCTGA
- a CDS encoding SDR family NAD(P)-dependent oxidoreductase, with protein sequence MDKKICLITGANSGIGKAAAIQMAEAGYHVILACRNEQKGEKALEEVKQSHENNSAELMLVDMSLQSSIRKMVTGFLAKYDTLDVLISNAALFDITQKKAVMTKEGIEKIWATNHLGAVLLTELLLESIKRSNQGRIITIASKGLIVHPSISVDFKDPEFQSRKFNVSKAYYQSKIAQVMYTYWLADKLKDTKVTVNCIRVTNVKVDISRYPHLSKLAKFAYALKSKKAITPEEMARTYTYLATSDDVSDVSGKYFDEHNKIVNSSAYSTNADNVQKVMDFTMKYLDM encoded by the coding sequence ATGGATAAAAAAATATGTTTAATTACAGGAGCAAATTCAGGTATTGGTAAAGCTGCGGCTATTCAAATGGCAGAAGCAGGCTATCATGTCATTCTGGCTTGTAGAAATGAACAAAAGGGAGAAAAGGCTTTGGAAGAAGTGAAACAATCACATGAAAACAATTCAGCTGAATTAATGCTTGTTGACATGTCTTTGCAATCTTCCATTAGGAAGATGGTCACTGGGTTCCTAGCAAAGTACGATACATTAGACGTACTTATCAGTAATGCAGCACTATTTGATATTACGCAAAAAAAGGCAGTGATGACCAAAGAAGGCATAGAAAAAATATGGGCGACCAATCATCTTGGGGCTGTATTATTAACTGAACTTCTATTGGAATCCATAAAAAGAAGTAACCAAGGTCGAATTATTACAATTGCTTCAAAGGGTTTAATTGTTCATCCCTCCATAAGCGTTGATTTTAAAGACCCAGAATTTCAGAGCCGGAAGTTCAATGTGTCAAAAGCATATTATCAATCTAAAATAGCTCAGGTGATGTACACCTATTGGCTTGCTGATAAATTAAAAGATACAAAGGTTACAGTTAACTGTATACGGGTAACAAATGTGAAAGTGGACATCAGTCGCTATCCTCATCTTTCTAAACTTGCAAAATTTGCATATGCTCTAAAAAGTAAAAAAGCCATTACCCCTGAGGAAATGGCAAGAACATACACCTATTTAGCTACCTCAGATGACGTGAGTGATGTGTCTGGTAAATATTTTGATGAGCATAATAAAATCGTCAATTCTTCAGCATACAGTACTAACGCTGATAATGTGCAAAAAGTGATGGATTTTACAATGAAGTATTTGGATATGTAA
- a CDS encoding small, acid-soluble spore protein, alpha/beta type: MKHIHDQQPNKNRSKDGSYGELTSRQIGSMAKAGQLGGEMVKRMIAGVEQDMADGKVKPEELK; the protein is encoded by the coding sequence ATGAAGCATATACATGATCAACAACCTAATAAGAACAGGTCAAAGGATGGGTCTTATGGTGAGCTTACATCCCGTCAGATAGGCAGTATGGCAAAAGCCGGGCAATTAGGCGGCGAAATGGTGAAACGTATGATTGCTGGTGTGGAGCAGGATATGGCTGATGGCAAGGTAAAACCTGAGGAGTTAAAGTAA
- a CDS encoding ATP-dependent Clp protease ATP-binding subunit, translating to MMGRFTGRAQEAINLSQQVAKELGHGYVGTEHILLGLIKEGQGVASKILVSQGVTEDVIIEKIRKIGLAGNVQLEDVEDFTPRAKRVLESSLREAINMKTNRIGTEHILLALLKETDCIAVKLISSSGVTVQKLYQLILKNLGQSPTQKDGEKAESKSSNTPTLDQFSRDLTQMSRNGKFDPIIGRDKEIERVIQILSRRTKNNPCLIGEPGVGKTAIAEGLAQRIADANIPETLKDKRVVALDLSSMVAGSKYRGEFEERIKKALQEIKEAGNVLLFIDEMHTIVGAGAAEGAIDASNILKPSLARGEIQLIGATTLDEYRKYIEKDAALERRFQPVKVEEPIEEEAIDILRGLKDMYEAHHKVHIKDEAVIAAVKLSNRYITDRFLPDKAIDLIDEAASKVRLSTYTAPPDIKDMELKLEELEKDKEIAIKTEEYEKAGEIKKQQEIIREKLDDSKLAWEQKNTMSDQVVDEEEIADIVSSWTGIPVKKLTEEEGVRLKNLESHLHERVVGQVEAVEAVSKAIRRGRVGLKDPRRPIGSFLFLGPTGVGKTELTKALAEVLFGDESALIRVDMSEYMEKHSVSKLIGSPPGYVGYDEGGQISEKIRRKPYSVILFDEVEKAHPDVFNILLQVLDDGHITDAQGRRIDFKNTVIIMTSNIGARNIISPKKLGFVSQVDEQRSYEDMRKNVMDEVKRLFRPEFLNRLDELIVFHSLTKENIREIVGIMIKQVAKRLHKNIGIELEVTEAAKDYLANEGFDEAYGARPLRRAIQSKVEDKLAEELLDNKIKYGDHVVVEVTEETLTFTVK from the coding sequence ATGATGGGTAGATTTACAGGACGAGCCCAAGAAGCAATTAATCTGTCACAACAAGTGGCAAAAGAATTGGGTCATGGCTATGTGGGTACAGAACATATCTTACTGGGTCTTATAAAAGAAGGTCAAGGTGTGGCCAGTAAAATACTTGTGAGCCAAGGCGTCACAGAAGACGTGATTATAGAAAAAATACGTAAAATAGGATTGGCAGGTAACGTGCAACTAGAGGATGTGGAAGATTTCACACCCCGAGCTAAGCGGGTACTTGAGTCCAGTTTACGTGAAGCCATTAACATGAAAACCAATAGAATCGGTACAGAGCATATTTTACTAGCCCTTTTAAAAGAAACTGATTGTATTGCTGTGAAGCTGATTAGCAGTTCAGGTGTCACGGTACAGAAATTATATCAGTTAATTCTAAAAAATTTAGGACAATCTCCTACGCAAAAAGATGGCGAGAAAGCAGAATCCAAGAGTTCCAATACCCCTACATTGGATCAGTTCAGCCGTGACTTGACTCAAATGTCAAGAAATGGGAAGTTTGACCCTATTATTGGGCGGGATAAAGAAATCGAAAGGGTCATACAGATTCTTAGTCGACGTACGAAAAATAATCCTTGCTTAATCGGTGAACCGGGTGTAGGTAAAACAGCCATTGCGGAAGGATTAGCTCAGCGTATAGCGGATGCCAATATTCCCGAAACACTAAAGGATAAACGTGTGGTAGCACTTGACTTATCTTCTATGGTAGCAGGTTCAAAATATCGGGGCGAATTTGAAGAACGTATTAAGAAAGCCTTACAAGAAATAAAAGAAGCCGGTAATGTGCTTCTGTTTATTGATGAAATGCATACCATCGTTGGCGCAGGAGCAGCAGAAGGAGCTATCGATGCCTCCAATATCCTTAAGCCATCTCTTGCAAGAGGTGAGATTCAGCTTATTGGCGCCACAACATTGGATGAGTATCGTAAATATATTGAGAAAGATGCTGCCCTAGAGCGAAGATTTCAACCTGTTAAGGTTGAAGAACCCATTGAGGAAGAAGCTATTGATATCCTAAGAGGTTTAAAAGACATGTACGAAGCCCATCATAAAGTGCATATCAAGGACGAAGCGGTCATTGCTGCTGTTAAGTTATCCAATCGTTATATCACGGATCGGTTTTTACCAGACAAAGCCATTGATCTTATTGATGAAGCGGCATCAAAAGTCAGATTAAGCACCTATACCGCACCACCGGATATCAAGGATATGGAGTTAAAGCTTGAAGAGCTGGAAAAAGATAAAGAAATAGCCATTAAAACAGAGGAATACGAAAAAGCAGGGGAGATCAAGAAACAGCAAGAGATTATCCGAGAGAAACTGGATGATTCCAAATTAGCATGGGAGCAAAAAAATACCATGTCGGATCAGGTTGTTGACGAAGAGGAGATAGCCGATATCGTATCCAGTTGGACGGGTATACCGGTTAAGAAGTTAACAGAAGAAGAAGGGGTAAGACTTAAAAATCTTGAATCCCATCTTCATGAAAGGGTTGTAGGTCAAGTAGAGGCTGTTGAAGCAGTATCTAAAGCAATAAGGCGTGGTCGTGTAGGTTTAAAAGACCCTCGTCGTCCCATTGGTTCATTTCTATTCTTAGGACCTACAGGTGTGGGTAAAACAGAGCTGACAAAAGCTTTAGCAGAGGTATTATTTGGCGATGAAAGCGCTCTTATCCGTGTGGATATGTCTGAATATATGGAAAAACACAGTGTGTCCAAATTAATTGGTTCACCTCCAGGTTATGTAGGTTATGACGAAGGCGGACAAATCAGTGAGAAAATCAGAAGAAAACCTTATTCTGTTATCTTATTTGATGAGGTTGAAAAAGCCCATCCAGATGTGTTTAATATCTTATTACAAGTGTTAGATGATGGACATATTACAGATGCACAAGGCAGAAGAATTGACTTTAAAAACACGGTGATCATCATGACCTCTAATATAGGCGCAAGAAACATCATTTCACCTAAAAAGCTAGGGTTTGTTTCTCAAGTGGATGAACAGCGTAGTTATGAAGATATGCGTAAAAATGTAATGGATGAAGTGAAGCGTTTATTTAGACCTGAATTTTTAAATCGTTTGGATGAACTCATTGTATTCCATTCATTAACAAAAGAGAATATAAGAGAAATTGTAGGGATCATGATAAAACAAGTGGCAAAACGCTTGCATAAGAACATTGGTATTGAACTGGAAGTGACAGAAGCGGCTAAGGATTATCTTGCCAACGAAGGATTTGACGAAGCCTATGGTGCAAGACCCCTTAGAAGAGCCATTCAGTCAAAAGTTGAAGATAAGCTCGCTGAAGAGCTATTAGACAACAAAATTAAGTACGGGGACCATGTTGTCGTAGAGGTGACAGAGGAAACATTAACATTTACTGTAAAATAA
- a CDS encoding TetR/AcrR family transcriptional regulator gives MKEKSFERKTQLLQSALDEFSSHKYDDASLNSIIKNASISKGTFYYHFKNKQDLYLYLIEHSSHVKWEFIHHRTRDLNESFQKMDIFERFKCQARIGVEFAMEHPKYHKLAKMLVKEKGNEIFDIIKERLEIGTNKLHDMINEGIEKGDFKPNFPKDFILKTISFMFTYFDDIFYADGVMVLEETLENLDNYVDFMKHGLGTS, from the coding sequence ATGAAAGAAAAGTCATTTGAGAGAAAAACACAATTGCTTCAATCAGCTTTAGATGAGTTTTCATCCCATAAGTATGATGACGCTTCCTTAAATAGCATCATTAAAAATGCATCTATCAGCAAAGGAACCTTTTATTATCATTTTAAAAATAAACAAGACTTATATCTATACTTAATCGAGCATTCCTCTCATGTGAAATGGGAGTTTATACACCATCGAACACGTGATTTAAACGAAAGCTTTCAGAAAATGGATATTTTTGAGAGGTTTAAATGTCAGGCAAGAATCGGTGTAGAATTTGCTATGGAACATCCTAAGTATCATAAGTTAGCGAAGATGCTGGTCAAAGAAAAGGGAAACGAAATTTTTGATATCATCAAAGAAAGATTGGAAATAGGTACTAATAAGCTGCACGATATGATAAATGAAGGTATAGAAAAAGGTGATTTCAAGCCGAATTTTCCAAAAGATTTTATTCTCAAAACAATCAGCTTTATGTTTACTTATTTTGATGACATATTTTATGCTGATGGGGTGATGGTATTAGAAGAGACCCTTGAAAATCTAGACAATTATGTTGATTTTATGAAGCATGGGTTAGGTACATCATAA